The Marinobacter halotolerans genome includes a window with the following:
- a CDS encoding IMPACT family protein, with the protein MSVDYPVPAGFLERETEVKKSRFIARVVPVASRHEAKQWLARAHADHPDARHICWAYQIGRPGAAAEAAMNDDGEPSGTAGKPILGVIQHKDMGNVLVMVIRYFGGVKLGAGGLVRAYAGAAESVLSEVDRVVQKPVETARVIMDFADEQPLRHWCEGREALIENVEYDATVKVTLEMPRDRIEELKEFCEARGLEMDTQSNPEEVME; encoded by the coding sequence ATGTCTGTGGACTATCCCGTTCCTGCCGGTTTCCTTGAGCGGGAAACCGAGGTCAAAAAGAGTCGGTTTATCGCCCGCGTTGTACCGGTAGCGAGCCGCCATGAGGCGAAGCAGTGGCTGGCCCGGGCCCATGCCGATCATCCGGATGCCCGGCACATTTGCTGGGCTTACCAGATCGGCCGACCGGGAGCCGCAGCTGAAGCCGCCATGAACGACGATGGCGAGCCGTCCGGTACCGCCGGTAAACCAATTCTGGGGGTGATTCAGCACAAGGACATGGGCAATGTGCTGGTGATGGTCATACGCTACTTCGGCGGTGTAAAACTGGGCGCTGGCGGGCTGGTAAGAGCCTACGCCGGGGCAGCGGAGAGCGTATTGTCGGAAGTGGATCGGGTGGTTCAGAAACCCGTTGAAACCGCACGGGTTATCATGGACTTTGCGGACGAGCAGCCCCTGAGACACTGGTGCGAGGGCCGCGAGGCCCTCATTGAAAACGTCGAATATGACGCCACCGTTAAGGTAACCCTGGAGATGCCCCGGGACCGAATTGAAGAGCTTAAAGAGTTCTGCGAGGCCCGGGGCCTGGAAATGGATACACAGAGCAACCCTGAAGAGGTGATGGAATGA
- a CDS encoding translation initiation factor Sui1, with the protein MKKNADGGLVFSTEQGRMCPDCRHPVTDCRCGEDVAPAGDGVVRVSRETKGRKGKGVTLITGIPLAGSELKAYAKQLKARCGTGGTVKDGVVEIQGDQRDILVPLLKEKGWTVKRAGG; encoded by the coding sequence ATGAAGAAGAATGCCGACGGCGGCCTGGTTTTTTCCACCGAGCAGGGGCGGATGTGCCCCGATTGCCGTCATCCGGTTACCGACTGCCGTTGCGGGGAAGACGTTGCGCCGGCCGGTGATGGCGTAGTCAGGGTCAGTCGGGAAACCAAGGGCCGCAAAGGCAAAGGTGTGACCCTGATTACCGGCATTCCGCTGGCCGGTTCCGAGCTCAAGGCTTACGCCAAGCAGCTCAAGGCCCGTTGTGGCACTGGAGGTACCGTCAAGGATGGTGTGGTGGAGATACAGGGCGATCAGCGGGACATCCTGGTCCCGCTGTTGAAGGAAAAAGGCTGGACCGTAAAACGCGCCGGTGGTTGA
- a CDS encoding monovalent cation/H+ antiporter subunit D: MNHWLFAPILIPLLGGILQAFMGYAPVALRRTLGIATTVLTLASAIALMALADDGAYRLYAFGNWQPPFGIVLVLDRLAALMLVLTMVLALFAHVYSLGGADESNRQFHGLFLFQLLGLNIAFLTGDLFNLFVAFEVLLIASYGLLMHGEGKSRTTPGLHYVVLNLIGSAMFLIGVGMIYSITGTLNMADLAREIPNLAPVDQPIVKAGGLILLVVFGLKAAILPLCFWLPAAYANATAPVAALFAIMTKVGIYAILRIYNLIFGEQAGALAGLGMDWLFPLALITLAMGVIGALGAANLRKLVAWQVIISVGTLLAAVSFGTQEGTAAALFYLINTTWVAGGLFLLADLVAGQRGSAKDQIVTAPKMRNRTFLSTLFLVGAVAAVGLPPLSGFFAKLMILNSAQPGVERIWLWSVLLIGSFFTLIAFSRAGSIVFWRNVEGHLAETRKLTGVISVPASALLALSVVIVILAEPISRYVDDTAAQLHDPSAYTRVLQTPMVEEEQ, from the coding sequence ATGAACCACTGGCTGTTTGCGCCCATTCTGATTCCATTGCTGGGCGGTATTCTTCAAGCCTTTATGGGATACGCTCCGGTAGCACTGCGCCGGACTCTGGGTATCGCTACCACCGTTCTGACTCTGGCGTCGGCCATCGCCCTGATGGCGCTGGCGGACGACGGTGCCTATCGGCTCTACGCCTTCGGTAACTGGCAGCCACCTTTCGGTATTGTGCTGGTGCTGGATCGCCTGGCTGCATTGATGCTGGTACTTACAATGGTGCTGGCCCTGTTTGCTCACGTGTACTCACTGGGAGGCGCCGATGAGAGTAACCGCCAGTTCCACGGATTGTTCCTGTTTCAGCTACTGGGCCTGAATATCGCCTTCCTGACCGGCGACCTTTTTAACCTGTTTGTGGCGTTCGAGGTGCTGTTGATCGCCTCTTATGGTCTGCTGATGCACGGTGAGGGAAAGAGCCGGACCACTCCCGGCCTGCATTATGTCGTGCTGAACCTTATAGGCTCTGCCATGTTCCTGATCGGTGTTGGCATGATCTACAGCATCACAGGGACCCTGAACATGGCGGATCTGGCCCGCGAAATCCCGAATCTGGCGCCGGTAGACCAGCCAATTGTTAAAGCAGGCGGCTTGATCCTTCTGGTGGTATTTGGCCTGAAAGCGGCCATTCTGCCGCTCTGCTTCTGGCTCCCCGCCGCTTATGCCAATGCGACCGCGCCGGTGGCGGCGTTGTTCGCTATCATGACCAAAGTCGGCATCTACGCCATTCTTCGGATCTACAACCTGATATTCGGCGAGCAAGCAGGCGCTCTGGCCGGGCTGGGTATGGACTGGCTTTTCCCGCTGGCATTGATCACCCTGGCAATGGGCGTGATTGGTGCTCTTGGCGCAGCCAACCTTCGCAAACTGGTGGCGTGGCAGGTCATCATTTCGGTCGGCACACTGCTGGCGGCCGTTTCCTTTGGAACCCAGGAAGGAACCGCTGCGGCGCTTTTCTACCTTATTAACACCACCTGGGTTGCAGGTGGACTGTTTCTGCTTGCGGATCTTGTGGCCGGACAGCGGGGAAGCGCAAAAGACCAGATCGTTACCGCCCCGAAAATGCGCAACCGCACGTTCCTGAGCACTCTGTTTCTGGTAGGCGCTGTTGCCGCCGTCGGCCTGCCACCACTCAGCGGTTTTTTTGCCAAACTGATGATTCTCAATTCTGCCCAGCCGGGGGTAGAGCGGATCTGGCTCTGGTCTGTACTGCTCATCGGCAGCTTCTTCACGCTGATTGCCTTCAGCCGGGCAGGCAGTATCGTGTTCTGGCGAAATGTTGAAGGTCACCTGGCAGAGACCCGTAAGCTCACAGGGGTTATATCGGTGCCCGCCAGTGCGCTTCTGGCTCTGAGCGTGGTCATTGTAATTCTGGCAGAGCCAATCAGCCGCTACGTTGACGACACCGCCGCGCAGTTGCACGATCCATCGGCCTACACCAGAGTTTTGCAGACACCCATGGTTGAGGAGGAACAATAA
- a CDS encoding Na+/H+ antiporter subunit C: MELAFALVIGALTASGVYLLLRARTFPVVMGLTLLSYGVNMFLFSTGRLVTGGQPIIGTTENYADPLPQALVLTAIVIGFAMTAFVVVLSLRSLADHSDDHVDGRLNDVTRVEDSQEDSKS, translated from the coding sequence ATGGAGCTGGCATTTGCACTCGTGATTGGCGCACTGACAGCTTCTGGTGTGTACCTTCTTCTCAGGGCAAGAACCTTTCCTGTGGTAATGGGGCTGACCCTGTTGTCCTACGGCGTGAACATGTTTCTGTTTTCAACCGGACGACTTGTGACCGGCGGGCAACCGATCATTGGTACCACCGAAAATTACGCCGACCCCCTTCCCCAGGCGCTGGTTCTGACCGCCATCGTGATCGGATTCGCAATGACAGCCTTCGTGGTGGTGCTCTCGCTCCGCAGCCTTGCCGACCACAGCGACGACCATGTGGATGGCAGACTGAATGATGTAACAAGGGTCGAAGATAGCCAGGAGGATTCGAAATCATGA
- a CDS encoding DUF4136 domain-containing protein, with product MIKALMISVFAITIAGCASTVVTDYDSGTIFGNYDTWSFAPARQDGDQYVSLDDTRIRNAIEQEMKGESLRKADNEEADLLVDWRIVTEERIERGGSGFGFGLGFGSGNFGWGISAPPPIEKVKEGKLVVQFVDAQSKQVVWRAASRRYLDEDMSSEDRQELIGKIVTDMFAKYPPGA from the coding sequence ATGATCAAGGCACTAATGATCTCCGTGTTTGCGATCACGATTGCTGGCTGTGCCAGCACCGTGGTCACCGATTATGATTCCGGCACGATCTTTGGCAATTACGATACCTGGAGCTTTGCCCCCGCCAGGCAAGACGGCGACCAGTATGTATCGCTGGATGACACCCGCATCCGCAATGCCATAGAACAGGAAATGAAAGGCGAGTCGTTGCGGAAAGCTGACAACGAAGAGGCTGACCTTTTAGTTGACTGGCGGATTGTGACCGAAGAGCGCATTGAACGCGGAGGCTCCGGCTTCGGTTTCGGGTTGGGCTTTGGCAGTGGTAACTTTGGTTGGGGTATTTCCGCACCGCCACCCATTGAGAAAGTCAAAGAAGGCAAGCTGGTGGTCCAGTTCGTCGACGCGCAGTCCAAGCAGGTGGTCTGGCGGGCAGCCAGTCGCCGTTACCTTGATGAAGACATGTCTTCCGAAGACCGCCAGGAACTCATTGGAAAGATCGTAACTGACATGTTCGCGAAGTATCCGCCGGGGGCCTGA
- a CDS encoding D-amino acid dehydrogenase, translating into MHVIVLGAGVVGVTSAWYLRQKGYDVTVVERQRKAGTETSYANGGQVSVSHAEPWANPSAPLKVLKWMLKPDAPLLFRPRLDPAQWRWALSFLRECTSARAAYNIRQMVNLGTYSRSCLQALRNEAGLEYDQLDKGILHFYTNPKEFEGALEPARIMRELGCDRQVIDGRQAVEIEPALAPIRDRIAGATYTSEDESGDARKFTQALAKRAEDAGVRFFYGTEVVGFEQASHRILGVHVIHDGQHQTLRADNYVLSLGSYSAILARKLGLFLNIYPAKGYSITVPVKNEEAAYQVSLTDDEYKLVFSRLGDRIRVAGTAELSGYSRELNLTRCRAIVRRTAEIMPDAAQWDQAEFWTGLRPTTPSNIPYIGRCQFANLFLNTGHGTLGWTHSCGSAAALADIVSGQRPDVDFAFAGL; encoded by the coding sequence ATGCACGTGATTGTGCTGGGTGCCGGTGTCGTAGGTGTTACCTCGGCGTGGTACCTGCGCCAGAAAGGCTATGACGTTACCGTAGTTGAACGTCAGCGCAAGGCGGGAACCGAAACCAGCTATGCCAATGGTGGCCAGGTGTCGGTTTCTCACGCCGAGCCCTGGGCCAACCCGTCAGCCCCGCTGAAAGTCCTGAAATGGATGCTCAAGCCGGATGCGCCGCTGCTGTTCCGGCCGCGCCTGGATCCGGCCCAGTGGCGCTGGGCGCTGTCGTTTCTCAGAGAATGCACCTCGGCCCGCGCGGCGTATAACATTCGTCAGATGGTCAATCTGGGGACCTACAGCCGCAGCTGTCTGCAGGCCCTGCGCAACGAGGCAGGCCTTGAATACGACCAGCTGGACAAAGGCATCCTGCATTTTTACACCAACCCCAAAGAATTCGAGGGGGCTTTGGAGCCTGCCCGCATCATGCGGGAACTTGGCTGTGACCGGCAGGTAATCGACGGTCGCCAGGCGGTAGAGATTGAACCTGCCCTGGCGCCAATCAGGGATCGCATTGCCGGCGCCACCTACACCAGCGAAGACGAGTCCGGCGATGCCAGAAAATTCACCCAGGCTCTGGCAAAACGGGCCGAAGACGCTGGCGTGAGGTTTTTTTACGGCACGGAGGTGGTGGGGTTCGAGCAGGCCTCGCACCGCATCCTGGGCGTGCACGTCATCCATGATGGCCAGCACCAGACCCTCAGGGCCGACAACTATGTGCTCAGTCTGGGCAGCTACAGCGCGATTCTGGCAAGAAAGCTCGGACTGTTTCTCAATATCTATCCGGCGAAAGGCTATTCCATTACTGTGCCGGTCAAAAACGAAGAGGCGGCCTATCAGGTGAGCCTGACCGATGACGAGTACAAGCTGGTGTTCTCAAGGTTGGGCGACCGCATACGGGTCGCCGGCACCGCCGAGCTGAGCGGCTACAGCCGCGAGCTGAATCTGACCCGGTGTCGGGCCATTGTCCGGCGCACCGCCGAGATCATGCCCGACGCCGCACAATGGGACCAGGCGGAGTTCTGGACCGGCCTGCGACCCACCACGCCTTCCAATATTCCCTATATTGGCAGATGCCAGTTCGCCAACCTGTTTCTGAATACCGGCCACGGAACTCTCGGTTGGACCCATTCCTGCGGATCGGCCGCGGCGCTGGCGGATATCGTTAGCGGGCAGAGACCGGACGTGGATTTCGCCTTCGCCGGCCTCTGA
- a CDS encoding Na+/H+ antiporter subunit G, translated as MNPIAEYAMVALLLTGGFFSLVGAIGLARLPDFYTRLHGPTKATTVGIGAIVIASMVFFGSRGEGLEISELLITVFLFITAPISANFLAKAAMHMGIVPFEETRGNTWDQ; from the coding sequence ATGAATCCCATCGCTGAGTACGCCATGGTTGCCCTGCTGCTGACAGGCGGCTTCTTTTCTCTGGTCGGGGCCATCGGGCTCGCCCGTCTGCCGGATTTCTACACCAGGCTGCATGGCCCGACCAAGGCCACCACCGTGGGCATTGGCGCCATTGTGATTGCCTCCATGGTGTTTTTCGGCAGTAGGGGAGAGGGCCTGGAGATTTCAGAGCTGCTGATTACGGTTTTTCTGTTTATTACAGCACCGATCAGCGCCAATTTCCTCGCCAAGGCAGCGATGCATATGGGCATCGTTCCGTTTGAGGAAACCCGGGGCAATACCTGGGACCAGTAA
- the ppnP gene encoding pyrimidine/purine nucleoside phosphorylase, with the protein MLKVNEYFDGRAKSISFQSSTLPATVGVISPGEYEFGTTKRETMTVLNGALTVLLPGMEEWMTYGAGEFFEVAGQSSFKARTDVDVAYLCTYQ; encoded by the coding sequence ATGCTAAAAGTGAACGAGTATTTCGACGGACGCGCCAAATCCATCTCTTTCCAGTCCTCCACGCTGCCCGCCACTGTAGGCGTTATCAGCCCGGGCGAGTACGAGTTCGGCACCACCAAGCGGGAAACCATGACCGTCCTCAACGGTGCTCTGACCGTTCTCCTGCCAGGAATGGAAGAGTGGATGACCTACGGTGCAGGTGAATTCTTCGAAGTCGCCGGCCAGTCCAGTTTCAAAGCCCGGACCGACGTCGACGTCGCCTATCTTTGCACCTATCAGTAA
- a CDS encoding Na+/H+ antiporter subunit E, which translates to MLDRLTFPQPYLSLLLFIVWQFLMDGVSGASVVTGLILAWIIPLITHGFWPERPAFILAWKLPAYLAIVLLDILVASFSVAKLILSRRTPRSIFVSYPLELDHPLAITILAGTISLTPGTVSADVSDDHKLLLIHALDAETADEVIKSIRERYESRLKEMFK; encoded by the coding sequence ATGCTGGATCGACTGACGTTCCCCCAACCCTACCTGAGCCTGCTGCTATTCATTGTCTGGCAGTTTCTGATGGATGGCGTTTCCGGAGCCAGCGTTGTGACAGGCCTGATTCTAGCCTGGATCATCCCCCTGATTACCCACGGATTCTGGCCTGAGCGTCCGGCCTTTATCCTGGCCTGGAAGTTGCCAGCCTATCTGGCAATCGTGTTACTGGATATTCTGGTGGCCAGTTTCAGCGTGGCGAAACTGATTCTGAGCCGTCGCACTCCCCGCTCTATCTTCGTGTCATACCCGCTTGAACTGGATCATCCCCTGGCCATCACTATTCTTGCGGGCACCATCTCCCTGACCCCCGGCACCGTTAGTGCCGACGTCAGCGATGATCACAAACTCCTGCTTATTCATGCCTTGGACGCCGAAACCGCTGACGAAGTGATAAAGAGCATCCGCGAACGCTATGAAAGCCGGCTGAAGGAAATGTTCAAATGA
- a CDS encoding fatty acid--CoA ligase yields the protein MANTRILPPADNAYQYPLLIKQLLLSAPRYAPDQEIIYANKSRYTYTDLVERIHRLANALTDAGIGPGDTVAVMDWDTPRYLECFFAIPMIGAVLHTINVRLSPDQIVYTMNHAEDDLVLIHDDFLPLLEGVKGDIKTVRNYIQLTDEAKAHSTQLPSLGEYESLLAKAATEFDFPDFDENSIATTFYTTGTTGNPKGVFFSHRQLVLHTLAMTGSLSAFDEMPMLRSSSVYMPVTPMFHVHAWGVPYAATLLGIKQVYPGRYEPELLVDLLKEHKVTFSHCVPTVMQMMMATESIKTADLSNWHVLIGGSALTRGLCDAAAGLGIRMYTGYGMSETCPLLSATHLKPEDLELPLAQQTSKRIKTGVAVPMVQIEIVDPDGKPVAHDGEAKGEVVARAPWLTQSYFKEPEKGEELWQGGWLHTGDVASMEPNSTLMIKDRIKDVIKTGGEWLSSLDLENLISQHPAVEGAAVVGVPDEKWGERPHAMVVLKPGEKATLEELQDHLKKFVDSGEINKWAIPGKIDFVDDIPKTSVGKINKKLIRDQLQS from the coding sequence ATGGCCAACACGCGCATTCTGCCGCCGGCAGACAACGCCTACCAGTACCCACTGCTGATCAAACAGCTTCTGCTGTCCGCGCCGCGCTACGCGCCCGATCAGGAAATCATCTACGCCAATAAAAGCCGCTACACCTACACCGACCTGGTGGAGAGAATCCACCGGCTAGCCAATGCCCTGACCGACGCAGGCATCGGACCCGGCGACACAGTGGCCGTGATGGACTGGGACACGCCCCGTTACCTGGAATGCTTTTTCGCGATTCCAATGATTGGCGCTGTGCTGCACACCATCAATGTGCGCCTCTCACCAGATCAGATTGTGTATACCATGAATCATGCCGAAGACGATCTGGTGCTGATTCACGACGACTTTCTGCCTCTGCTGGAAGGCGTCAAAGGCGACATCAAAACGGTCCGCAACTATATCCAGTTGACAGACGAGGCCAAGGCCCACTCAACACAGCTTCCTAGCCTTGGTGAGTACGAGTCGTTGCTTGCCAAAGCGGCAACCGAATTTGATTTCCCGGATTTCGACGAAAACAGCATCGCCACCACATTCTATACAACGGGCACTACGGGTAACCCCAAAGGCGTTTTCTTCAGCCACCGCCAACTGGTGCTGCATACCCTGGCCATGACCGGTTCGTTATCGGCGTTCGATGAGATGCCAATGCTGCGGTCGTCCTCCGTGTATATGCCCGTCACGCCCATGTTCCACGTCCATGCCTGGGGTGTTCCCTACGCCGCCACCCTGCTGGGCATCAAGCAGGTCTACCCCGGCCGTTATGAACCGGAGCTACTGGTGGACCTGCTGAAAGAACACAAGGTGACCTTCTCCCACTGTGTACCCACCGTCATGCAGATGATGATGGCTACCGAATCCATCAAGACAGCTGACCTGAGCAACTGGCACGTGCTGATCGGCGGCAGCGCCCTCACCCGGGGCTTGTGCGATGCTGCTGCCGGATTGGGCATCAGGATGTACACCGGCTACGGCATGTCGGAAACCTGCCCGCTACTGTCTGCAACCCATCTGAAACCTGAGGATCTTGAACTTCCTCTGGCGCAGCAGACATCCAAGCGCATCAAAACCGGTGTTGCCGTGCCCATGGTGCAGATTGAGATCGTCGACCCGGACGGCAAGCCTGTGGCCCACGATGGCGAGGCCAAGGGCGAAGTCGTGGCAAGGGCGCCTTGGCTGACCCAAAGCTACTTCAAGGAGCCCGAGAAAGGCGAGGAACTCTGGCAGGGCGGCTGGCTGCACACCGGCGACGTTGCTTCCATGGAGCCGAACAGCACGCTGATGATCAAGGACCGCATCAAGGATGTGATCAAGACCGGCGGAGAATGGCTCTCATCCCTGGATCTGGAAAACCTGATCAGCCAGCATCCGGCAGTAGAAGGCGCCGCAGTGGTAGGCGTGCCGGACGAAAAGTGGGGCGAACGCCCACATGCCATGGTGGTGCTCAAGCCCGGGGAAAAGGCCACGCTGGAAGAACTTCAGGACCATCTCAAGAAATTTGTGGACTCCGGCGAAATCAATAAATGGGCCATACCGGGCAAGATTGATTTCGTGGATGACATTCCCAAAACCAGTGTTGGCAAGATCAACAAGAAGCTGATTCGGGATCAGCTACAGAGCTGA
- a CDS encoding monovalent cation/H+ antiporter subunit A yields MSLPLVVLLPFLGALAAPLFAQGGRTAVAIASSIPAVIGLAALFPHWETLANGGIVQTSYAWMPSLGLSFSFRLDGLSLLFALLILIIGLLIILYARYYLKPQENIGKFYAMLLCFKGSMLGIVLSSNLLLMMIFWELTSITSFLLISFWSHKQDARRGARMALAVTGGGGLALLAGILLIGDIVGSYELADVLASGELIKNHSLYPIVLTLVLLGAFTKSAQFPFHFWLPHAMQAPTPVSAYLHSATMVKAGIFLMARLYPALAGTEQWFYMVSFTGMVTLLLGAYVAMFKHDLKGLLAHSTVSHLGLITLLLGMGTNLAAIAGIFHVINHAIFKASLFMAAGIIDHETGTRDMRQINGLWRYMPHTATLAMVAAASMAGVPLLNGFLSKEMFFAEALELNLPGIWAYLPPLVATLAGIFAVAYSARFIHDVFFNGRPKNLPIFPPHEPPRYMKIPVEILVFACLAVGVFPALSVGPLLYAAASATLGGPVPEYHLTVIHGLNLPLLMSVLAFMGGLVMYSQRQRFFDFHARFREIDEKAVFEAMVSRTADLAHRITARIENGSLQRYAMLLVVSAIAVAITPMMTLGISIGENSLSPIDPPTLIGMAILVLAAFATAIVHRNRFYGLIMLSVVGLMVSLGFARFSAPDLAMTQLSVEVVTIVLLMLALYYMPSWTPVESTTRRRVRDILIAGTAGLGMTLVTLAMLTRPFSSISDFFLENSKPGGGGTNVVNVILVDFRGFDTLGEITVLGIAALGIYAMLRNVALTPPSTDGLGNPWSKDAYPLMLQQVARPMLPLALMVSFFIFFRGHNMPGGGFIAGLITAVALILQYIANGMSWTQDKIKIKYHNVIGLGLLFAVIAGAGSFAFSYPFLTSTFGYITWPIVGKFEVASAMVFDLGVYLAVIGATLLALVSIGRLSPHSAINSRAETPDPATVKQEEDH; encoded by the coding sequence ATGTCGCTACCGCTGGTTGTTTTACTGCCTTTTCTGGGTGCCCTGGCCGCACCACTGTTCGCACAAGGTGGGCGCACGGCCGTTGCTATAGCGTCGTCCATACCTGCCGTTATCGGTCTGGCGGCCCTCTTTCCGCACTGGGAAACCCTTGCCAACGGGGGCATTGTCCAAACCAGCTACGCCTGGATGCCCTCGCTGGGACTTTCGTTCAGCTTCCGGCTTGATGGCCTCTCCCTACTGTTTGCCCTGCTGATCCTGATCATCGGGCTGCTGATCATCCTGTATGCCCGCTATTATCTGAAACCCCAGGAAAATATTGGCAAGTTCTACGCCATGTTGCTGTGTTTCAAGGGTTCGATGCTGGGCATTGTTCTGTCGAGCAATCTGCTGTTGATGATGATTTTCTGGGAGCTAACCAGCATCACCTCATTCCTGCTGATCAGTTTCTGGAGCCACAAACAGGACGCCCGCAGGGGCGCCCGCATGGCCCTGGCTGTCACCGGCGGCGGAGGCCTTGCGCTGCTGGCTGGCATTCTGCTGATTGGTGACATTGTTGGCAGCTATGAACTGGCGGACGTTCTGGCCTCAGGCGAGCTGATCAAGAACCACAGCCTGTACCCCATCGTGCTGACACTGGTGCTGCTGGGCGCCTTCACCAAATCGGCCCAGTTCCCGTTCCATTTCTGGCTCCCACACGCCATGCAGGCTCCGACACCGGTATCGGCCTATCTGCATTCGGCCACCATGGTAAAGGCTGGCATTTTCCTGATGGCGCGGCTCTATCCTGCCCTGGCCGGTACCGAGCAGTGGTTTTACATGGTCAGCTTTACCGGCATGGTTACCCTGCTTCTTGGCGCTTATGTTGCGATGTTCAAACATGACCTTAAGGGCCTTCTGGCGCACTCGACCGTCAGCCACCTGGGGCTGATTACCCTTTTACTGGGGATGGGTACCAATCTGGCGGCCATTGCAGGGATTTTCCACGTTATCAACCATGCCATCTTCAAGGCGTCGCTTTTTATGGCGGCAGGCATTATTGATCACGAAACCGGCACTCGTGATATGCGACAGATCAATGGACTCTGGCGATACATGCCACACACCGCCACCCTGGCCATGGTTGCAGCTGCCTCCATGGCCGGCGTGCCGCTATTGAACGGCTTCCTCAGCAAAGAGATGTTTTTTGCCGAGGCTCTGGAGCTGAATCTGCCGGGCATCTGGGCTTACCTGCCACCCCTGGTGGCCACCCTGGCCGGCATATTCGCCGTGGCCTATTCGGCTCGCTTCATTCACGATGTCTTCTTCAACGGCAGGCCAAAGAATTTGCCGATTTTCCCGCCCCATGAACCCCCGCGGTATATGAAGATACCGGTGGAAATCCTGGTGTTTGCGTGCCTCGCGGTCGGCGTGTTTCCTGCCTTGTCCGTCGGGCCTTTGCTGTACGCGGCGGCGTCGGCGACCCTTGGCGGGCCGGTTCCAGAATATCACCTAACCGTGATTCACGGGCTTAACCTTCCGCTATTAATGAGCGTTCTCGCCTTTATGGGCGGCCTTGTTATGTATAGCCAGCGCCAGCGCTTTTTCGATTTTCACGCCCGTTTCAGGGAAATCGATGAAAAAGCGGTCTTCGAGGCAATGGTCAGTCGCACAGCCGACCTGGCCCATCGCATCACCGCTCGAATCGAGAACGGGTCGCTTCAGCGTTATGCCATGCTTCTGGTTGTCAGTGCGATTGCCGTTGCAATCACACCGATGATGACCCTGGGAATTTCCATCGGCGAGAACAGCCTTTCACCCATTGATCCACCGACCCTCATCGGGATGGCCATTCTGGTGCTGGCCGCATTTGCAACCGCGATAGTCCACCGCAACCGTTTTTACGGGCTGATCATGCTCAGCGTGGTAGGCCTGATGGTATCCCTTGGCTTCGCAAGGTTCTCGGCGCCAGATCTCGCGATGACCCAGCTCTCGGTTGAAGTTGTCACCATTGTCTTGCTGATGCTTGCGCTTTACTACATGCCTTCATGGACGCCAGTGGAATCCACCACCCGCCGCCGCGTTAGGGATATCCTGATTGCTGGCACGGCAGGCCTGGGCATGACCCTGGTTACCCTGGCAATGCTAACCCGGCCGTTCAGCTCTATTTCCGATTTTTTTCTGGAGAACAGCAAACCCGGGGGTGGCGGCACCAACGTGGTGAACGTCATTCTCGTGGATTTCCGTGGCTTTGATACCTTGGGCGAAATAACCGTATTGGGCATTGCAGCTCTCGGCATCTACGCGATGCTGCGCAACGTCGCGCTGACGCCGCCGTCGACCGACGGACTGGGCAATCCCTGGTCCAAAGATGCCTATCCGTTAATGCTCCAACAGGTCGCCCGCCCCATGTTGCCGTTGGCATTGATGGTTTCCTTCTTCATCTTCTTCAGAGGCCACAACATGCCGGGCGGCGGCTTCATAGCTGGCCTGATTACCGCCGTCGCCCTGATTCTTCAGTACATCGCCAATGGCATGTCCTGGACCCAGGACAAGATCAAGATCAAGTACCACAACGTGATTGGCCTTGGGCTGCTGTTCGCCGTAATAGCCGGCGCGGGTAGCTTTGCGTTCAGCTATCCCTTCCTGACATCCACATTTGGCTATATCACCTGGCCGATCGTAGGCAAGTTTGAAGTGGCTTCGGCCATGGTATTCGATCTCGGGGTCTATCTGGCGGTCATCGGGGCCACTTTGCTGGCTCTGGTCAGTATCGGGCGCCTGTCACCGCATTCGGCCATTAACAGCCGGGCCGAAACTCCGGACCCGGCGACTGTCAAGCAAGAGGAGGATCACTGA
- a CDS encoding K+/H+ antiporter subunit F, translating into MMTFALQITIGMVIIAAILNVYRLIKGPDAPDRVLALDTLYINTIGLIVLLGISLGTRMYLEGALLIAVMGFIGTVALAKYLKRGSVIE; encoded by the coding sequence ATGATGACCTTTGCTCTGCAGATAACCATCGGGATGGTTATTATCGCTGCCATTCTCAACGTCTATCGCCTTATCAAGGGCCCGGATGCACCGGACCGGGTGCTGGCCCTGGATACGCTTTACATCAATACAATCGGCCTTATCGTGCTTCTGGGCATCAGCCTGGGCACCCGCATGTATCTGGAGGGGGCACTGCTGATCGCCGTTATGGGCTTCATCGGCACGGTTGCTCTGGCCAAGTATCTCAAACGCGGCAGCGTCATCGAGTAA